One genomic region from Haloterrigena gelatinilytica encodes:
- a CDS encoding lactate racemase domain-containing protein, with translation MDLPLGTGAIDVSLPNCEVTVARPAGGAPVDVRAAAERALDDPIGPPLADRVDPDDDVAIVVTDITRKAPDDVLLDVLLERLERCGVAREQVTVVVGLGLHRPMTGDEIEAMLGPHADLAVNHDPESVVEVGTVSEDDVPVEIGEPVVEADAVLSTGVVEPHQYAGFSGGAKTVVIGAGSESIIRYTHGPEMLAREGVRLGRVEDNPFRETIDAAGDLAGLDFSINLSYGPAGVLGVRAGEGRRVVRELASIARGALSVPIDREYDAVVCGVGAPKDANLYQTTRAATYVALGDRNPLREGGRLVVPAALPEGVGDGTGEQRFYRRLSGATDPESLYEAMRTGYQPGAQRAFVVARVLRDHDLYVTNSDAPEVVEECLMHAADDVADALEPGSEVLVIPDALNTLLVDG, from the coding sequence ATGGATCTCCCCCTCGGAACCGGCGCGATCGACGTCTCCCTGCCTAACTGCGAGGTCACGGTCGCGCGACCGGCCGGCGGCGCCCCCGTCGACGTTCGCGCGGCCGCCGAACGCGCGCTCGACGACCCGATCGGGCCGCCGCTCGCGGACCGCGTCGATCCCGACGACGACGTCGCGATCGTCGTCACCGACATCACCCGCAAGGCGCCCGACGACGTGTTGCTCGACGTCTTGCTCGAGCGCCTCGAGCGCTGCGGCGTGGCCCGCGAGCAGGTGACGGTGGTCGTCGGACTCGGGCTGCACCGACCGATGACCGGCGACGAGATCGAGGCGATGCTGGGACCCCACGCCGACTTGGCGGTCAACCACGATCCCGAATCGGTGGTCGAGGTCGGCACAGTGAGTGAGGACGACGTGCCGGTCGAGATCGGCGAGCCGGTCGTCGAAGCCGACGCGGTGCTCTCGACGGGCGTCGTCGAACCCCACCAGTACGCGGGCTTCAGCGGCGGCGCGAAGACCGTCGTTATCGGGGCCGGCAGCGAGTCGATCATCCGCTACACGCACGGCCCCGAGATGCTCGCCCGCGAGGGCGTCCGACTGGGCCGCGTCGAGGACAACCCCTTCCGCGAGACGATCGACGCGGCCGGCGACCTCGCTGGACTGGACTTCTCGATCAACCTGAGCTACGGGCCGGCGGGCGTCCTCGGCGTCCGCGCCGGCGAGGGGCGTCGCGTCGTCCGCGAACTCGCGTCGATCGCCCGCGGCGCCCTCTCGGTGCCGATCGACCGCGAGTACGACGCCGTCGTCTGCGGCGTCGGCGCGCCGAAGGACGCGAACCTCTACCAGACGACCCGCGCCGCGACCTACGTCGCGCTCGGCGACCGAAATCCGCTCCGCGAGGGGGGCCGGCTCGTCGTCCCCGCCGCGCTCCCGGAGGGGGTCGGCGACGGAACCGGCGAGCAGCGGTTCTACCGACGACTGAGCGGCGCGACCGATCCGGAATCGCTCTACGAGGCGATGCGAACGGGGTACCAGCCCGGCGCCCAGCGAGCGTTCGTCGTCGCGCGCGTCCTCCGGGATCACGACCTCTACGTGACGAACAGCGACGCGCCCGAGGTCGTCGAGGAGTGTCTCATGCACGCTGCGGACGACGTCGCGGACGCCCTCGAGCCCGGCAGCGAGGTCCTCGTAATTCCGGACGCCCTGAACACGCTGCTCGTCGACGGCTGA
- a CDS encoding zinc-dependent metalloprotease yields MNLYRSARAVAGASGDDMIDWQSAADAAKAVTEPGSLDLEPGEREAFARDVREARDGIRTVSGVDFDVPDSIEIQNRHHWMDANIATFERVMGTLEEQVPAGAFPGVARTINTGTMTVLLAFLGRNVLGQYDPLLLANDPEETHALYFVRPNILGAAEKLDVDADRFRRWIAFHEVTHAAEFGAAPWLSDHLEERMEEGIAKLSDGSLDRASFQDLDAAMTVVEGYAELLMDHAFDDEYADLRRKLDARRQGRGPLQKLFRRLLGLGLKERQYERGKHFFETIVENRDLETAALVWEGPENLPTQDELDAPTMWLQRVDR; encoded by the coding sequence GTGAATCTCTATCGTAGCGCCCGGGCCGTTGCCGGGGCGTCCGGTGACGATATGATCGACTGGCAGTCCGCGGCGGACGCCGCGAAGGCGGTAACCGAGCCCGGCTCCCTCGACCTCGAGCCGGGCGAGCGGGAGGCGTTCGCCCGCGACGTGCGGGAGGCTCGCGACGGCATCCGCACGGTGTCGGGCGTCGACTTCGACGTTCCCGACTCCATCGAGATTCAGAACCGTCACCACTGGATGGACGCGAACATCGCGACCTTCGAGCGCGTGATGGGGACCCTCGAGGAGCAGGTGCCGGCCGGCGCCTTCCCCGGCGTCGCCCGAACGATCAACACGGGGACGATGACCGTCCTGCTGGCCTTCCTCGGACGGAACGTCCTCGGGCAGTACGATCCCCTGCTGCTGGCGAACGACCCCGAGGAGACCCACGCGCTGTACTTCGTCCGGCCGAACATCCTCGGTGCCGCCGAGAAACTCGACGTCGATGCCGACCGGTTCCGCCGCTGGATCGCCTTCCACGAGGTGACCCACGCCGCGGAGTTCGGCGCCGCGCCGTGGCTCTCCGACCACTTAGAGGAGCGCATGGAAGAGGGCATCGCGAAGCTCTCGGACGGCTCGCTCGATCGCGCGTCGTTCCAGGACCTCGACGCCGCGATGACCGTCGTCGAGGGGTACGCCGAACTGCTGATGGACCACGCCTTCGACGACGAGTACGCGGATCTGCGCCGGAAGCTCGACGCCCGTCGGCAGGGTCGGGGGCCGCTCCAGAAGCTGTTCCGTCGCCTGCTCGGCCTCGGACTCAAGGAACGCCAATACGAGCGCGGAAAGCACTTCTTCGAGACGATCGTCGAGAACCGCGACCTCGAGACCGCGGCGCTCGTCTGGGAGGGCCCCGAGAACCTCCCGACGCAGGACGAACTCGACGCGCCGACGATGTGGCTCCAGCGCGTCGATCGCTGA
- a CDS encoding ATP-binding protein → MDSTPDADAELRRRVRQQEVVAELGQRALETDDLDRLLHEAVVAVSDVLETEYAELLELLPDGDEFFLRDGVGWREGLVGSATVPADTNSQAGITLRTEAPIVVDDLRAEDRLSEPALLDEHGVTSGVSVIIGSVDDPWGVLGAYASERREFAEGDAAFLRSVANVLASALENERTRRELEEIYGRISDAFFALDEEWNFTYLNERAHELINPEGRTLVGKRVWDEFPEAMGQQFKPKYERAMYEQETVSFEEYYPEPLDRWFEVRAYPSETGLSVYFRDVTERKERERELELFRTLLDYSTDSVLVIDPQSGRFLDANETACRNLGYDREELLELTVPDMDHVFDDIADWRAHVEDVKAENSMTITGEHVRKDGTTFPAEVNVAHVELDREYMIAIARDITEHRERERELEASNERLEQFAYAASHDLQEPLRMISSYLQLIERRYGDAFDEDGEEFLAYAIDGAERMRGMIDGLLEYSRVETRGDPFEPVDLECLLEDVLEDLSLQLEETDAEVETEPLPRVRGDASQLRQVFQNLLANALEYSGDEPPRVHVEATRRERGRWEISVIDEGIGIDPADQDRVFDVFQRLHSREEYDGTGIGLALCERIVERHDGEIWVESEPGEGSTFSVTLPAADESA, encoded by the coding sequence ATGGATTCGACGCCCGACGCCGACGCGGAGCTCCGCCGTCGGGTTCGGCAACAGGAAGTCGTCGCGGAACTCGGACAACGAGCCCTCGAGACCGACGACCTCGACCGATTGCTGCACGAGGCCGTCGTCGCCGTCTCGGACGTCCTCGAGACCGAGTACGCGGAACTGCTCGAGTTACTCCCCGACGGTGACGAGTTCTTCCTGCGCGACGGCGTCGGGTGGCGCGAGGGACTGGTGGGGTCGGCGACGGTGCCCGCGGATACGAACTCGCAGGCGGGGATCACGCTCCGCACCGAGGCGCCGATCGTCGTCGACGACCTCCGCGCCGAGGACCGACTCTCCGAGCCCGCGTTGCTCGACGAGCACGGCGTCACCAGCGGCGTCAGCGTGATCATCGGCTCGGTCGACGACCCGTGGGGCGTGCTGGGCGCGTACGCGAGTGAGCGTCGCGAATTCGCGGAGGGCGACGCCGCGTTCCTCCGGAGCGTCGCGAACGTCCTCGCGTCGGCCCTCGAGAACGAGCGGACGCGGCGTGAACTCGAGGAGATCTACGGCCGCATCTCGGACGCCTTCTTCGCCCTCGACGAGGAGTGGAACTTCACGTACCTCAACGAGCGCGCCCACGAACTGATCAACCCCGAGGGGCGGACGCTGGTCGGCAAGCGCGTGTGGGACGAGTTCCCCGAGGCGATGGGCCAGCAGTTCAAGCCGAAGTACGAACGCGCGATGTACGAACAGGAGACCGTCTCGTTCGAGGAGTACTACCCCGAGCCGCTCGATCGCTGGTTCGAGGTCCGGGCCTACCCCTCCGAGACGGGGCTGTCGGTGTACTTCCGGGACGTCACCGAGCGCAAGGAGCGCGAGCGGGAACTCGAGCTGTTCCGGACGCTGCTCGATTACTCCACCGACAGCGTGCTGGTGATCGACCCGCAGTCGGGCCGGTTCCTCGACGCCAACGAGACGGCCTGTCGCAACCTCGGCTACGACCGCGAAGAACTGCTCGAGCTGACGGTGCCCGACATGGATCACGTGTTCGACGACATCGCGGACTGGCGCGCCCACGTCGAGGACGTGAAGGCCGAGAACTCGATGACGATCACCGGCGAACACGTCCGGAAGGACGGGACGACCTTCCCGGCGGAGGTCAACGTCGCCCACGTCGAACTGGATCGCGAGTACATGATCGCGATCGCCCGCGATATCACCGAACACCGAGAGCGCGAACGCGAACTCGAGGCATCGAACGAGCGCTTAGAGCAGTTCGCCTACGCGGCCAGCCACGACCTGCAGGAACCCCTGCGGATGATCTCGAGTTACCTCCAGCTGATCGAACGCAGGTACGGCGACGCGTTCGACGAGGACGGCGAGGAGTTCCTCGCCTACGCGATCGACGGCGCCGAGCGCATGCGCGGGATGATCGACGGCTTGCTGGAGTATTCCCGCGTCGAAACGCGGGGCGATCCGTTCGAACCGGTCGACCTCGAGTGCCTGCTCGAGGACGTCCTCGAGGACCTCTCCCTCCAGCTCGAGGAGACCGACGCCGAGGTCGAGACCGAGCCGTTGCCCCGCGTGCGGGGCGACGCCAGCCAGCTGCGGCAGGTGTTCCAGAACCTGCTGGCGAACGCCCTCGAGTACAGCGGCGACGAGCCGCCGCGGGTTCACGTCGAAGCGACGCGGCGCGAGAGGGGGCGGTGGGAGATTTCGGTCATCGACGAGGGGATCGGGATCGACCCCGCCGACCAGGACCGCGTCTTCGACGTCTTCCAGCGCCTGCACAGCCGCGAGGAGTACGACGGGACGGGTATCGGCCTCGCGCTCTGTGAACGCATCGTCGAGCGCCACGACGGCGAGATCTGGGTCGAGTCGGAGCCGGGCGAGGGCTCGACGTTCTCCGTGACGCTGCCCGCGGCCGACGAGTCGGCGTGA
- a CDS encoding nuclear transport factor 2 family protein has product MSDGNADGAEAVVRDYYDALRSGDPLEPYFLEDESTVKFGISEALFGSESVREALEEQTATTTDWTVESDHLVVAERDAFATFADEVTMAWTDAETGANRQFETRWSGTLVRDGRSERDAAGDGAAPQWRFATMHVSTADDL; this is encoded by the coding sequence ATGAGCGACGGAAACGCTGACGGAGCCGAGGCCGTCGTCCGCGACTACTACGACGCGCTCCGGAGCGGCGACCCCCTCGAGCCGTACTTCCTCGAGGACGAGTCGACCGTCAAATTCGGGATCAGCGAGGCCCTGTTCGGGTCCGAGTCGGTCCGCGAGGCACTGGAGGAACAGACCGCGACGACCACGGACTGGACCGTCGAGAGCGACCACCTCGTCGTCGCAGAACGCGACGCGTTCGCGACGTTCGCCGACGAGGTGACGATGGCGTGGACGGACGCCGAGACCGGCGCGAACCGACAGTTCGAGACGCGGTGGAGCGGGACGCTCGTCCGGGACGGGCGCAGCGAACGGGACGCGGCCGGGGACGGAGCGGCGCCGCAGTGGCGATTCGCCACGATGCACGTCAGTACGGCCGACGACCTATGA
- a CDS encoding phosphatase PAP2 family protein has translation MRFEEQSAIVRELFPAEYAEFVVAVTELGGTTVLMAVLAVLFWSGWRRRSALVISYAVAGLALLLSIKALFGLPRPPEDVLLLPLEEEREGYGFPSGHAFAATVVYGGLVAASDRTRDVRALAAAGTLVALVSLSRVVLGVHYLGDVIVGAVLGVAFLAAMARLAGDDPRRGFAIAFGLALVTVVVAGATEDSLLGLGGAIGGLCSAGWIDRLPDLRTRLETGALVAVGSGGAAAIQVAEATVSFVPALVALYAALVAWVFLAPIAVGRLGIGATGTFRA, from the coding sequence ATGCGCTTCGAGGAGCAAAGCGCGATCGTCCGCGAACTGTTTCCCGCCGAGTACGCCGAGTTCGTCGTCGCCGTCACCGAACTCGGCGGAACGACGGTTCTAATGGCCGTCCTCGCCGTCCTGTTCTGGTCGGGGTGGCGTCGCCGGAGCGCACTCGTGATCAGTTACGCGGTCGCCGGGCTCGCCCTCCTGCTCTCGATTAAGGCCCTGTTCGGCCTGCCGCGGCCGCCGGAGGACGTCCTGCTACTCCCCCTCGAGGAGGAACGCGAGGGGTACGGCTTCCCCAGCGGCCACGCCTTCGCCGCCACGGTCGTCTACGGCGGGCTCGTCGCCGCGTCCGACCGAACGCGGGACGTCCGCGCGCTGGCGGCCGCCGGCACGCTCGTCGCGCTCGTCTCGCTCTCCCGGGTCGTGCTCGGCGTCCACTACCTCGGCGACGTGATCGTCGGCGCGGTCCTCGGCGTCGCGTTCCTCGCCGCTATGGCCCGCCTCGCGGGGGACGATCCCCGCCGCGGCTTCGCGATCGCGTTCGGACTCGCGCTCGTCACCGTCGTCGTCGCGGGAGCCACCGAGGACTCGCTGCTCGGCCTCGGCGGGGCGATCGGCGGACTCTGTTCCGCGGGGTGGATCGATCGCCTTCCCGACCTCCGCACTCGCCTCGAGACTGGCGCCCTCGTCGCCGTCGGTAGCGGCGGCGCCGCTGCAATCCAGGTCGCCGAGGCGACCGTCTCCTTCGTGCCGGCGCTCGTCGCGCTCTACGCCGCGCTCGTCGCGTGGGTGTTCCTCGCGCCGATCGCGGTCGGCCGCCTCGGTATCGGTGCGACCGGGACGTTCCGGGCGTAG
- a CDS encoding SPW repeat domain-containing protein encodes MSNSNGDDRDRDRSDGVEGGADRDEGMRSPSDDVDSGTGVGDRDDPGRDRRDETTRVANEERRRKISVISGIIAVIGAWVALSVVALYDVSSAAFWNNVLVGGVVFAAGAYNYYRLANDIPLSVGVSGLVALLGIWLIVAPALLEMPAGLGLTESPFWSTLASGLLIAALAGYNAYDAREARSVATDSARA; translated from the coding sequence ATGAGCAACTCGAACGGCGACGACCGCGATCGAGACCGATCGGACGGCGTCGAGGGGGGAGCCGACCGCGACGAGGGGATGCGGTCGCCGTCCGACGACGTCGACTCCGGGACCGGGGTCGGAGACCGGGACGATCCCGGGCGAGACCGCCGCGACGAGACGACCCGGGTCGCAAACGAGGAGCGCCGGCGAAAGATCTCGGTCATCAGCGGGATCATCGCCGTCATCGGCGCGTGGGTCGCCCTGTCGGTCGTCGCCCTCTACGACGTCTCGTCGGCCGCGTTCTGGAACAACGTCCTCGTCGGGGGCGTCGTCTTCGCCGCGGGGGCCTACAACTACTACCGGCTCGCCAACGACATCCCGCTCAGCGTCGGCGTCTCGGGACTGGTCGCGCTGCTCGGAATCTGGCTGATCGTCGCGCCCGCGCTGCTGGAGATGCCGGCCGGACTCGGGCTGACGGAGAGCCCGTTCTGGAGCACGCTCGCCTCCGGGCTACTGATCGCGGCCCTGGCCGGCTACAACGCTTACGACGCGCGCGAGGCGCGGTCGGTCGCGACGGACTCCGCGCGGGCCTGA
- a CDS encoding helix-turn-helix domain-containing protein — translation MATFVELELPAAETALGETFDRVRSCYCYLERAVVSETPGLWFGGAERSAIEAALEADPSVDAYSRIRAASDEWLYEVRFAAEIYEIGALPFEEGGTILAASADSGVWSIRMRFPDHESATRTYRRFLERDVDVDVASVRKGPKTGPERPGLTVEQYETLVAAVERGYYEVPREVSVQELADEFGISDQSVSERLRRASSQILATELNVADANSRADDR, via the coding sequence ATGGCAACGTTCGTCGAATTGGAACTGCCGGCGGCCGAAACCGCGCTGGGCGAGACGTTCGACCGCGTCCGATCGTGTTACTGCTACCTCGAACGGGCGGTCGTCAGCGAGACGCCGGGCCTCTGGTTCGGCGGCGCCGAGCGATCGGCGATCGAAGCGGCCCTCGAGGCGGACCCCAGCGTCGACGCGTACTCGCGGATACGGGCGGCCTCCGACGAGTGGTTGTACGAGGTTCGGTTCGCGGCCGAGATCTACGAGATCGGGGCGCTGCCGTTCGAAGAGGGCGGCACGATACTCGCCGCCTCGGCCGATAGCGGCGTCTGGTCGATCCGAATGCGATTCCCCGATCACGAGAGCGCGACCCGGACCTACCGTCGATTCCTCGAGCGAGACGTCGACGTCGACGTCGCGAGCGTCCGGAAGGGGCCGAAAACTGGGCCCGAACGGCCCGGGTTGACCGTCGAGCAGTACGAGACGCTCGTGGCGGCCGTCGAGCGCGGCTACTACGAGGTTCCGCGGGAGGTGTCGGTACAGGAACTGGCCGACGAGTTCGGTATTTCGGACCAATCGGTCTCCGAACGCCTCCGCCGCGCGTCCTCACAAATTCTGGCGACGGAATTGAACGTGGCCGACGCGAACTCCCGCGCCGACGACCGGTGA
- a CDS encoding HalOD1 output domain-containing protein has protein sequence MATDRWPPTDGDGSTVIEYAPDDETPISIAIVRTIAAIENVDPTALEFTLYDYVNPEALDLLIEHEGSGGAEIRFTVDEYDIYVFETGEIVVREST, from the coding sequence ATGGCCACCGATCGCTGGCCCCCAACCGACGGAGACGGCTCGACCGTGATCGAATACGCGCCCGACGACGAGACGCCGATCAGCATCGCGATCGTCCGCACGATCGCCGCGATCGAGAACGTCGATCCGACAGCCCTCGAGTTCACGCTGTACGACTACGTGAATCCCGAAGCGCTCGATCTACTGATCGAACACGAGGGGAGCGGCGGAGCGGAGATCCGGTTCACCGTCGACGAGTACGACATCTACGTTTTCGAAACGGGAGAGATCGTCGTCCGCGAATCGACGTGA
- a CDS encoding AAA domain-containing protein, with the protein MHVRGTVAGEVETKSVSGSELAEVPLRLADDADGESPNGETLARDGGAATAVEGDHETTQVTLWGKWTESAEYLEPGMELLVTDAEETEFRGETQYATTGDSYVVVEPSFLVNVTSLRNWVECPRLYYLNKLSGVPLNYPVVKGTLVHEVFGDLLRGRDLEESIDARVEERGLQLGLLGETPEAVAEDVRENAKAIEGWLEQGRLTEEDSWRSEQLLISETFGIRGRADAIRRGAPVELKTGKNLKKEPRFKDKVQAACYALLLEEHGGDVDTGTLLYTKNSTLERNEETGDLTPAKEFSMGQGLLKFVVRLRNELAAMEVKGEVPTGYEGSAKCEYCFEQDTCMVVSGRLDQESKAGQIGQALPEEEREYFDRFYRAIEEERREVHREYAKLWEQTAQERADDDRALIDLEFLEQRKLAEGRWELRARRTSGANSKLREGDLVLASDGDPVRGDAELARIERLDDEIVLTADEPVEVTRLDVYPSELTTDRLLVAMHDFLLKGSDRRKDVLFDRAAPEFESVDETFIGNNDAQDEAVRLAVGAEDVALIHGPPGTGKTYTIARAIRAMVERGERVLLSAFTNRAVDNALEALLEQLEDVIDEDRVVRVGSESGVREDMEPYRLERAGDPEDRVAELENAQVVAATTATCGSRIMKEQSFDAALVDEAAQLTEPGTHAATNLAERFVLVGDHEQLPPVVRAENDLTESLFERLVDLHPDAGVMLDRQYRMNQRIQAFASTEFYDGELRPAEPEVAARTLDDLEGVSREGLPAALRDPVAFVDVEGDGGRYTDSEEAARITDLIETYEAAGLERTDIGVIAPFRAQVSEISKHVPDEVAVDTVDRFQGSSQEVIIVSFTATGALEGPIFEDYRRINVALTRPKRALVLVGDANALATDPVYERMLEWATR; encoded by the coding sequence GTGCACGTACGCGGAACCGTCGCGGGCGAGGTCGAGACGAAGTCGGTCAGCGGGAGCGAACTCGCCGAGGTGCCGTTGCGCCTCGCGGACGACGCCGACGGCGAGTCCCCGAACGGCGAGACGCTGGCTCGAGACGGCGGCGCGGCGACGGCGGTCGAGGGCGATCACGAGACGACGCAGGTGACGCTATGGGGGAAGTGGACCGAGTCGGCCGAGTACCTCGAGCCGGGGATGGAACTGCTCGTCACGGACGCCGAGGAGACGGAGTTTCGGGGCGAGACGCAGTACGCGACGACCGGCGACTCCTACGTCGTCGTCGAGCCCTCCTTCCTCGTGAACGTGACGTCGCTGCGCAACTGGGTCGAGTGCCCCCGGCTGTACTATCTGAACAAGCTCTCGGGGGTGCCGCTGAACTACCCCGTCGTGAAGGGGACGCTCGTCCACGAGGTCTTCGGCGATCTGCTGCGGGGTCGCGACCTCGAGGAGTCCATCGATGCTCGCGTCGAGGAGCGGGGTCTCCAGCTCGGCCTGCTCGGCGAGACCCCGGAGGCCGTAGCGGAGGACGTCCGCGAGAACGCGAAAGCGATCGAGGGCTGGCTCGAGCAGGGTCGCCTGACCGAAGAGGATAGCTGGCGTTCGGAGCAACTGCTCATCAGCGAGACCTTCGGGATTCGGGGCCGCGCCGACGCGATCCGTCGGGGCGCGCCGGTCGAACTCAAGACCGGGAAGAACCTGAAGAAGGAACCCCGGTTCAAGGACAAGGTGCAGGCCGCGTGTTACGCGCTCCTGCTCGAGGAGCACGGGGGAGACGTCGACACCGGCACGCTGCTCTACACCAAGAACTCCACGCTGGAGCGCAACGAGGAGACCGGCGACCTCACGCCGGCCAAGGAGTTCTCGATGGGGCAGGGACTGTTGAAGTTCGTCGTCCGCCTGCGCAACGAACTCGCGGCGATGGAGGTCAAGGGCGAGGTCCCGACCGGCTACGAGGGGTCGGCCAAGTGCGAGTACTGCTTCGAGCAGGACACCTGCATGGTCGTCTCGGGACGGCTCGATCAGGAGTCGAAAGCCGGCCAGATCGGACAAGCCCTGCCCGAGGAGGAACGCGAGTACTTCGACCGCTTCTACCGCGCCATCGAGGAGGAACGCCGCGAGGTCCACCGCGAGTACGCCAAGCTCTGGGAACAGACGGCCCAGGAGCGGGCCGACGACGACCGCGCGCTGATCGACCTCGAGTTCCTCGAGCAGCGGAAGCTCGCGGAGGGACGGTGGGAACTGCGCGCCCGCCGGACGAGCGGCGCCAACTCGAAGCTCCGGGAGGGCGATCTGGTGCTGGCCAGCGACGGCGACCCGGTGCGGGGCGACGCTGAACTCGCGAGGATCGAGCGACTCGACGACGAGATCGTCCTCACGGCCGACGAACCCGTCGAGGTGACTCGGCTCGACGTCTACCCCTCCGAGCTGACGACCGACCGGCTGCTCGTCGCCATGCACGACTTCCTCCTGAAGGGCAGCGACCGACGCAAGGACGTGCTCTTCGACCGCGCGGCTCCCGAGTTCGAATCCGTCGACGAAACCTTCATCGGCAACAACGACGCGCAGGACGAGGCCGTCCGGCTGGCCGTCGGCGCCGAGGACGTCGCCCTGATCCACGGCCCGCCGGGCACCGGCAAGACCTACACCATCGCTCGGGCCATCCGCGCGATGGTCGAACGCGGCGAGCGCGTCCTGCTGTCGGCCTTTACCAATCGCGCCGTCGACAACGCCCTCGAGGCGCTGCTCGAGCAACTCGAGGACGTGATCGACGAGGATCGAGTCGTCCGCGTCGGATCCGAGAGCGGCGTTCGCGAGGACATGGAGCCGTACCGCCTCGAGCGCGCCGGCGACCCCGAGGACCGGGTGGCCGAACTCGAGAACGCGCAGGTCGTGGCCGCGACGACGGCGACCTGCGGCTCTCGAATCATGAAAGAGCAGTCGTTCGACGCGGCGCTGGTCGACGAGGCCGCCCAGTTGACCGAACCCGGAACGCACGCGGCGACGAACCTGGCCGAGCGGTTCGTCCTCGTCGGCGACCACGAGCAGCTGCCGCCCGTGGTGCGGGCGGAGAACGACCTGACCGAGTCGCTGTTCGAGCGACTCGTCGACCTCCACCCCGACGCCGGCGTCATGCTCGACCGCCAGTACCGGATGAACCAGCGCATTCAGGCGTTCGCCTCCACCGAGTTCTACGACGGGGAGCTGCGACCCGCTGAGCCCGAGGTCGCCGCTCGAACCCTCGACGACCTCGAGGGCGTCTCCCGGGAAGGTCTCCCCGCCGCCCTCCGGGACCCGGTCGCGTTCGTCGACGTCGAGGGCGACGGGGGGCGGTACACCGACAGCGAGGAGGCCGCGCGAATCACCGACCTGATCGAGACCTACGAGGCCGCGGGGCTCGAGCGCACGGATATCGGCGTCATCGCCCCCTTCCGCGCGCAGGTCTCGGAGATCTCGAAACACGTCCCCGACGAGGTCGCCGTCGACACCGTCGACCGCTTCCAGGGCTCGAGCCAGGAGGTCATTATCGTCTCCTTTACCGCGACCGGCGCGCTCGAGGGGCCGATCTTCGAGGACTACCGGCGAATTAACGTCGCGCTCACGCGGCCCAAGCGCGCGCTGGTGCTGGTCGGCGATGCGAACGCGCTGGCGACGGACCCCGTCTACGAGCGGATGCTCGAGTGGGCGACCCGCTGA